gagttccctaaggaggttcgcttggcacctacattatatgcttttagacgccaggtgaagacctttttattctcccagcattttaacagtctttaaataaattttaacttggtgttttaaatttgtaattttgcattgctgctgtttttatctggttgagcttttatattgtattttatattatggttttatactgttgttttatactttgaatgtttttaatttttgtgaaccgcccagagagctctggctattgggcggtatagaaatgtaataaataataaaaataaaactaataagcaggaggatgctgttacactcatgtcctgcttttgaacTTGCCAACAAAGCACCGATGTCACCATGGCACTGATTACGTGCTCTGCTAAAATATTAAGAATTTTGCATATTTGTagcaggaactgaggggatttaGACACAGTGCTATAACCTTTTTGTGACTGTGGGCATCTCTGAGGGCCTTTTCATCGGGAGGTAAGTCTACTTGCCTCCCATCAGTCAGCCAAATCTACCTCCCTTTCTCACTAGACATTCTTTACCAATTGCTTATTTTCGCTGTCTGACCCATAATAGCAAGAAGCCAGTTTCATAAGCTGTCTAGCTTCTGCTGCTTTCTATCACTCTACcaggaggctaccaggaggagggccttctctgctgtggcaccccggctgtggaatgagctccctaaggaggttcgcttggcacctacattatatgcttttagacgccaggtgaagacctttttattctcccagcattttaacagtctataaataaattttaacttggtgttttaaatttgtaattttgcattgctgctgtttttatctggttgagcttttatattatggttttatactgttgttttatacttcgaatgttttaatttttgtgaactgcctagagagctccgactagggtggtatagaaatgtaataaataaataaataaataaataaataaataaatctctctcgCACCATTTTATTTCTACCTGATCCTTTGTCTCTGGTATTAATAAAAAATAGACTGAACATACAATATTTCCTTATAGTGACTCAAACTATTGGTTTGTTTCCCCCCAGAACTGTTTGTTCTAACTGGCATCAGTTCTTTTAGGTCTTAGTCGGAGATCTTTCTAAATCCTGGGGGGTGGGATTGAACCAAGCACACCGGCTTTCATTGAGCTAATCTTCAAGGTAAACTCTACCGATTCTATAGTCGTTCTGTTTGTAAGAGCTATGTGAATATAATGGCATGTTCTAtctcattttatatattttatattacagGGCCTATATGAAAGATTCTGCTTTATACCTATATGGATCCAATGCTCTCAACTTTGTATCTCCTGCTATTTAGAAAAAGAAGATGGGGGTTGAAGTACTTTTCCAgttcagggccggcgctaccattatgccaactaggcagccgcctagggcgcagacctcagaggggcgccgtactgccctttaaggctcacagttttatacaaattagctgttttaagaaaaaacataataaaaggcaaatataatagttcagaaactcttcttgaacagctgaatcgaagttggcaatttggggtggtgatggtggtggtgcaagtagctcgccttgcctagggcgcaaaattgTCTGGCACCGGCCATGTTGCAGTCCCTACTTTTCTCACAAAACCCTCAGCTGAAGATCCGAGGGCCGCGTTGCATTACCCTGACAACCCTACAAAGCCTAGGTGGAGGGGGGCCTGATTGTTCTGCTTCCACAGAGCTGTGGTGGCATTTGAAACCCTCCGTCTCACCCTGAGCCACAGACACAACGGACCTTCTCCCCTCCTCAAGGCACACACAGGCCGCCGTCTGTCGCTCTAATTTCCATCTCAATAGCTGCCTCCTTCTGCCCCTCGCTCTATTCACCTCCACCGGCCCCCTTCATGCTCTTCTTGGCCTCTTTATCCCTCGTCCCCAGAAGAGCAGCTGGCCAGCCTGAAATAGccccccattttaaaattccctccctggcttcccttcccactccGGATTGGAGCAAGAGCAGCTCAGCTCACCGCCACACAAAAAGAACCCTGGAGCTGCTTATTGGCTGCCgttcttgggggggggagaaagagaggagggaggaTGTAGGATTTGCCAACAATGTGACAGCTGTGTCAGGATGTCCtataaatggaaggaaggaaggaaaggagggaaaTTCGAAAATATACTTGGAGAAAGGAACAGGAGGATGAGCCTTGAGAAAGCGGGCCGCGAGACTTCCCTGGGAAGGACACCACCAGCCCCGAAGGGCGGGAGCTGGAGGAAGTCACATCTGGAACAGCCCAAACGTCTCGTGTACAAAAAGGTACTTTTGAAAAACATTTAAACCACTGCAAACCAAAGTGGGGGTGAGGGATTATCTGCACGGAGGGGGGAAGAGGGCTTAGTATGCTTTGACGGCAGAAGTGCAAGAAGCCGTGCAACAACTGGGAGAAGTAAACTGGGGAagatgaatattatttatttatttatgtatttaccatatttatctagggtgaccctatgaaaaggaggacagggctcctgtatatttaacagttgaattgaaaagggaatttctgcaggtgtcatttgtatatatgaggaacctggtgaaattccctcttcatcacaacagttaaagctgcaggtgccctgccctcttttaaatctggtcactctagtatagctcctgcagctttcactgttgtgatgaagaggaaatttcaccgggttttccatatatacaaatgacacctgctgaaattcccttttctatgcaactgttgaagatacaggagccctgtcctccttttcatagggtcaccctaatttatagaccgttccccattgaaaatttcagagcggtgtacaagataaaataagaacaaaataaagcacgaaaatagattttaaaagaagcaaaatgtacagtgaaccgcgGCTGgttgttaaggaaaggcttcctggaataatgacgttttcaggaggcgccgaaaggaatgcagagttggcgcctgcctggcctccagaggcagggagttccataggagccTGATAAAAGCAATGTTATCTATACAGGCTACAAACATCCAGTCATTAAACAGCAGTTTATTTACCCCAGTTGCTTTGTTGCGTCTTGGTTTTGGGTTACAGTTCCTGCTTGGTGGCCTTACCATGATGCGGCTGCTAGAAGCGGTTGCTTTTGGGAACTGTTCTGGATGGCAGAGGGGGAGACAGACAGATCTGCCCCATGGGGAACAGTCCCACGGGATGTTCTCCTGAGCAATTGAGCAGTGCCCATTCCTTTCAGTGGGGATTTCTCAGGAGAAAGCCCCACTGCATGGTGCCCTGTATTAATTAGCCCTGAGGTGAGGGGATGATAGTTGGACTTTCTGATTCAGACACCAGGCTGTTCAACTGACCCCATGTTCTCTTTTCCCGTTGTCCTTGTTCAGCATGACAAAGAGCTTCCCAGTCAATTTCTCAATTAATACAAATATTCCTCAAATGCAGATTATCAAACCGCTAATGGAGAAGAAGCGAAGGGATCGAATTGCCCACTCTCTGAATCAGCTGAAGGCTCTCTTGCTAGAGGACACCAGCCAAGGTAACAAGGTAAGGACGACCATACAGTGTCTCCCCATCACTTGGGATAAGAGTGCCTCTGCCATGAACCCTCAGTGTGTCCCCCGTATgttaaggttgcaattctatgcatgtttagatggaaaatagtcctacaactccagcattccccagctaggcatgctgggagttgtaggactttcccccctgtcaaaacatgcattgAATTGTGCCTTCAACCACTTTTCCTCTCTCCAGGGATCTGTGAGCTGGGCTAAGGCtgtaatagtgcaatcctatgcatattgactCAGAGGTAAGTTCCATTATatccagtggggcttattcctaaGTAAAGTGTGCGTAGGATTGAAGAATTTGTAGCACCCcccaccaaactacaattcccaagataCTTTTGTAAAGCTGTGACAGTTAAACTAGCATTGATATAGGTTTCCTATTCCATCAGCCAGTACCTACTCAAGAGGGCCTTAATCTTTTCCATTTTGGAGACAACTAATTCCTTTAGGTAAGGTGCTAAGATGCTGGTTACCAGTACAGTAAAACGTGTAACCCAAAGTTTCAAGTCTGTTGGGCTGCAGGAATAAAAgaacacataggccatagctagacctagggtttatcccaggatcatctcgggttcgtccctgcctgagcactgggtgccctgtgtggcacttagatgaacaggtttgaccccaggacaatcctgggataaaccttaggtctagctacggccatagtctctctcactcactccatCAGATATGTGggactccatcagatgagtgggTAAGGAAGGTGGGAAGACTCAACTGCCATTTGGTTTCTACTCTGCCTCAGCATTCTGATTGTGGTTTTGCAGGGAGAATTGTACTGCAAATAATTTCTGATGCTACCATGCTCAATAGTGAGTCATCAGctgcccttagaatcatagaatactagagttggaaggggcctataaggccatcgagtccaacccccctgctcaatgcaggaatccaccctaaagcatccctgacagatggttgtccagctgcctcttgaaggcctctagtgtgggagagcccacaacctccctaggtaactgattccattgtcgtactgctctaacagtcaggaagttttgcctgatgtctaaccggaatctggcttcctttaacttgagcccattattatgtgtcctgcgctctgggaggatcgagaagagatcctggccctcctctgtgtgacaaccttttaactatttgaagagtgctctcatgtctcccctcaatcttctcttctccaggctaaacatgcccagttctttcagtctctcttcatagggctttgtttccagacccctgatcatcctggttatcTCCACACACAATATATCTCCACACACAATAGATGCAAGCCAATTGGAAGTAATCATCTTTTTTCCTCTCATAAGCCTCTTCCTAACGCTCGTATGGACAAGGCAGCTCTTCTGGAAATGACGGTGCAGCGGATCCAAACATTGCAACTAGCAGGTGAGAGTCAGatcaaggttctagtcctcattcaaccatgaagctcactgggtgactttgagccagtcactgagtcttagcctaaccttcctcacagggttattatgaggataaaatggagaggaaggggaccATGTggtccaccttgggttccttgtgagggagaaggggggatataaatgtaataataaataaataataatgtaataataagtaAGCAAAAGAGGTTGGATTTTACAGAGGAAACTTTTccagtgtgtctgtctgtgttttCTACTTCTCCTGTGAAACTGGCTCTGCCTTTACCTCTGATGTGGACAAAGCTTTCTTCTGCCTTTCCCTAATCAATTAcattttgaacaacaacaaaatgaaagcTCTACTGCTTCCTCaaataaggaaaagaaaatagaagGATCAGTCTACACAAAGTGGCAAAGGTTGATGACTACTCTTTCTGGGGAGTAGGACTGGAGAATCCTAAGGCTTCTGACCTTTCACAAcaacatttttattcaaaatatatgcatatttaaaaCTACTGAGCTATAATTGCCAAGACTAAAAGTTGCATTTAGTTGGGTCAGGTTAACACTGGTCAGGTAGCaactctcagtgtgtgtgtgtctcatgtGTACTTGCAAGAGGGGAGGGCTAGTATGGGTTTTCCCCTTCTCCCAAATTGTTGCAGTCCTAGGCAGACTGCAAAAAAGGAGGGTTATGAAGTCCGTGGTGAGCTACCATACATTTTACGAACCACACAGAATtccagctgttgggtggtatggaaatgttgtaaataaataaatacctcttgCAACATCAGACATGGACCTTAAAATCTTTCCACGCAGTGAGACACAAAACTGCAAGTGCTCGTTCTGCCCATTCTCTCTTGGGTCCTGTCATCTAGtgccaactcccattagccacaGTGTAGCATCCTTGGAGTTGTCCTAATCATGGCTGCAGATGATGGAGGGGTGGTGTATAACAGGACAGGGGAGGGAACTGGTGGCTGCTTTGTGTCCTGCCACACTGGAAGACTTAAGTGTTGGTTTGTCTGGTGTTCAGGTTGCAAGATGGCAACCATATTGGTATGCTGAATTTGGCTTGGCGGGTTACAAAACGTGCAGCAGTTGTGGCATCCCAGTGTAAAGGGATTGGCCACAACGACACTCTTCTATGTTTAGCCCTAACCTCTGAGGTCTGGGAAGAAGAGCAAGGCACCtaaaagagagatagagagatgcCTAGACAAGCAGCCAGGCAGCTGGTGAGGTGAGGTGGGAAGGGCCATGTAAGCAATCACTTTGAACAGGTAaggttaaattacggaactcactacctcaaggtgtagtgatggacaccaagctggatggcttcaaaaggggttggattgattcctggaggcaaaggctgtcaatggctactagccctgaaggttgtgctatctccagtattcaaggcaataggcctgtgtgcaccagttgctgggggacatgggtaagagagtgctgttgcaccaggtcttgctttgttggtccctggccgatggctggttggccgctgtgtgaacagagtgctggactagatggacccttggcctgatccagcatcagggctcctcttatgttcttaagattgtGTATACGCTTTGCTAAAAGAATTAAAATTTGCAGCCAGACAAGCTAAATTCTACAATAAGTATAAATTATGAAAATTGTTggatctgcacacacacacaaattttatCATTTTTTGCTCTATTTTGCGACcttctcagagagctttggctattggacagcatagcaatttaataaataaataaataaacaaacaaaattagcaCTGATAACCTGCTCCAAACAACCAGAAATCTGATACAGCCATATTCAGCAGGCATTGCCGATATACTTTCAAGCATACTTTCAGAGCGAAGGTTAGAAAtctgatgaagaagaaaaagaaaacagcaatggAGGGTTTGTACAGAAGCACCACCACAGAGCAGGGGTCAGTaggactaccgtatttctttgattctaagatgcactttttcccccatataaacatctctaaaaatggggtgtgtcttagaatcgcaggtgcgattattcttagaatcaaagctttttttctgttggtggttctgaaattagtgtgtgtcttacaatcgatggcgtcttacaatcgaagaattGTAAGGCTTTGTAATTGCAaggcttcatagggctttgtttccagacccctgatcatcctgttcagaggagggcaaccaggatgatcaggggtctggaaacaaagccctatgaggagaggctgaaagaactgggcatgtttagcctggagaagagaagattgagaggagacatgatagcactcttcaaatccttaaaaggttgtcacacagaggagggccaggatctcgtctcgatcctcccagagtgcaggacacggaatgacaggctcaagttacaggaagccagattccggctggacatcaggaaaaacgtcctaactgttagagcagtgcgacaatggaatcagttacctagggaggttgtgggctctcccacactagaggccttcaagaggcagctggacaaccgtctgtcagggatgctttaaggtggatttctgcacttagcagggggttggactcgatggccttgtaggccccttccaactctgctattctatgattctatgaaatacggCATTTCGCCTTTGCTTTCACATTGTAAATTACTGTACTGACCTTGAAATGGAaagctggggggattccacacgtcatactgagggcgcttccatgcgcccccaaagcgatcgtgtagcttgcctggaagagacgaggaagaagcgtccttgccgccgccacccacctacctcctcgccggccgggtcggagagctcggccgaagaaggcggggttcttccgctgagctctccgacccggccggcgaggaggtaggtgggtggcggcggcaaggacgcctcttcctcgtctcttccaggcaagctacacgatcgctttgggggcgcactgggggcgccctcagtacgacgtgtggaatcccccctgattTAATATTTCGTTTTGCCCCTTCCCCACGCTATAGACAAGTCCTCTGGCTTTTTTTATTgttgaaagtgctgtttaaaaggTCATTTTGCACTTTATTTTTGTTCGTTTGAACCCAGTCAGTAGATGAACAAAAACATTCCAGAAACtcagctgtgttagtctgttgtagcaaaaacaacacagaGCCCTCTTCTACCATTAAATCTTAATCAATTTATTATGTCATAAGCTTTTGCGGCGTCCTATACATCAGACACATCAGTTGTCAGGTTTATACACACATGATTGGAGAAAGGCAGGGGAAGTTGGAGTAATAACAACACAGGGAGGAGTCAGTTTGTGTGCACAGTACCTGCTGCAAAGTGGCAGAAGCTTGATCCCAAAGAGAACATTGTATGCTTGTTATAGTATGGGAAGTATGATTTCACAGCACCCTCACTGTTCAAATTCTATACGTTAGGATGACCTTAAGATAATCTGGAAGCTGAATGTtgtggtctttatttatttattaaatttattatgtACCTCATAAAATAAATTGCTCTAGCtgttttacaataataataaaaatgcaaataaaatcagaatataaaatGAATCGACATtccaacacagcataaaatacaatatcacatTGCAGGAACCAGGATAATAAAAAACATTGCAGAAACTAagttaataaaacacacacacaaaactaatgtattttaaaagactTTGAATGCTTAAAAACATCTGGGAGAATA
This Elgaria multicarinata webbii isolate HBS135686 ecotype San Diego chromosome 6, rElgMul1.1.pri, whole genome shotgun sequence DNA region includes the following protein-coding sequences:
- the LOC134400136 gene encoding transcription factor HES-5-like, with translation MSLEKAGRETSLGRTPPAPKGGSWRKSHLEQPKRLVYKKIIKPLMEKKRRDRIAHSLNQLKALLLEDTSQGNKPLPNARMDKAALLEMTVQRIQTLQLAAFFISERQQYLEAPRPSNSASKPTHETTSLATPPTTSMPVKISSWSDKCLASPGLRYFGRSVPSVILSKTGSQIFWRPWST